From Helicobacter anatolicus, the proteins below share one genomic window:
- the plsY gene encoding glycerol-3-phosphate 1-O-acyltransferase PlsY, translating to MDNLMYTITNINAIFYIIAFLFGGIPFGYVLTKIFYKIDITQIGSGSIGATNVYRALKDIDSKNAKKFSLLTIILDATKGMFVVLLAKIFDLEYSVQYMIAILAILGHCYSPYLNFRGGKGVATAIGSIILLIPIEGILGLLVWGFVGKVLKISSLSSLLGVLSGIFLNFLIPYIIPLPDSINIITQIHSHAPVIIIGILIFYTHIPNIKRLFKGEEKKVL from the coding sequence ATAGATAATTTAATGTATACGATTACAAATATTAATGCAATCTTTTATATTATTGCTTTTTTATTTGGTGGAATCCCTTTTGGTTATGTCCTTACAAAAATATTTTATAAAATTGATATTACACAAATTGGTTCAGGAAGTATAGGTGCTACAAATGTTTATCGTGCATTAAAAGATATTGATTCTAAAAATGCTAAGAAATTTTCTTTACTTACGATTATTTTAGATGCAACTAAAGGAATGTTTGTCGTTTTATTAGCAAAAATTTTTGATTTAGAATATTCTGTGCAATATATGATTGCAATTTTAGCAATTTTAGGACATTGTTATAGCCCTTATTTAAATTTTAGGGGAGGAAAAGGTGTAGCAACAGCAATTGGTTCTATAATTTTATTGATTCCTATAGAAGGGATTTTGGGACTTTTAGTATGGGGTTTTGTTGGAAAGGTTTTAAAAATTTCATCACTTTCTTCATTACTTGGGGTTTTAAGTGGTATTTTTTTAAATTTTTTGATTCCTTATATAATTCCTTTACCAGATTCTATAAATATCATTACACAAATTCATTCTCATGCCCCAGTAATTATTATTGGAATTTTGATTTTCTATACACATATTCCAAATATTAAGCGTTTATTTAAAGGAGAAGAAAAAAAAGTTCTATGA